The nucleotide sequence TGGCACCGTTCTTGTCGCGTTTCGGTGTCGGCTGTTGGATAGCGAACTTCACCGTGATCATTTTTCCCATAACGTAATAGTGACGAAGGATGGAGGCGGGCACAAGTACGCCATAGGGCATCCTTAGCTCATCGATCGAGTTCCACGTCATTCGCGGTCTTCGCTTCCTCTGTCGCCGGTCTCCATGTTCGACGGTGCCTCGTGCGGAGAACTTCTCGGAACTGCAGGCGCGGAGCGAAGACCGGTCGCATCCGATCACGTCTCGTTGTTAGGCTGAGGACATGAACCTCATGGCAGTCTTCAGCCACCCGGACGACGAGTGCGGTTGCGCCGCCACCCTCGCCAAGCACGCCCAGCGAGGTGACAACGTCCTCATCGTCTGGACGACGTACGGCGAGATGTCCAGCAAGTTCAA is from Deinococcus yavapaiensis KR-236 and encodes:
- a CDS encoding PIG-L deacetylase family protein — encoded protein: MAVFSHPDDECGCAATLAKHAQRGDNVLIVWTTYGEMSSKF